One part of the Sulfolobus tengchongensis genome encodes these proteins:
- a CDS encoding 50S ribosomal protein L1 gives MPIVDRNNLEASLKLALSPENNPKRNFLQSVELIITFKEVDVKKGELKLREIVVLPKPPSKSKKVLVVPTIQQLEYAKKAEPNVILTKEELQKLQGNKRATKKLARQNDWFLIAPDSMSLVGRILGPALGPRGKFPTPLPNTADITEYILRFKRSTIVKTKDQPQTQVFIGTEDQQIGDLAENALSVLNTIETKGLAQKVRNIYVKTTMGKVVKVELG, from the coding sequence ATGCCAATCGTTGACAGAAATAACTTAGAAGCTTCACTTAAACTAGCCTTATCTCCGGAAAATAATCCTAAAAGAAATTTCTTGCAGAGCGTAGAATTAATAATAACTTTTAAGGAAGTAGACGTGAAAAAGGGAGAATTGAAATTAAGGGAGATTGTGGTATTACCTAAACCACCATCTAAATCAAAGAAAGTGTTAGTTGTACCTACTATCCAACAATTAGAGTACGCCAAAAAAGCTGAACCTAATGTGATATTAACTAAAGAGGAACTTCAAAAGCTACAGGGAAACAAAAGAGCAACTAAAAAACTTGCACGTCAAAATGATTGGTTCCTAATAGCCCCTGATTCAATGTCATTAGTAGGTAGAATTTTAGGTCCAGCTTTAGGACCCAGAGGAAAGTTCCCAACTCCATTACCAAATACTGCAGATATAACCGAATATATATTAAGATTTAAGAGGTCGACTATAGTTAAAACTAAAGATCAACCACAGACACAAGTATTTATAGGTACTGAAGATCAGCAAATAGGAGACTTAGCTGAGAACGCACTTTCAGTACTAAATACAATAGAAACTAAGGGACTAGCACAGAAAGTAAGGAATATATACGTAAAAACAACTATGGGTAAAGTAGTTAAAGTAGAATTAGGGTGA
- a CDS encoding 50S ribosomal protein L11 has protein sequence MPSKTIKIMVEGGNVKPGPPLAPTLSQLGLNVGEVVKKLNEATASFKGMSVPVTIEVDTNTKKYEIKVGIPTTTALLLKEAGANEPSGDPAHKKIGNLTLEQVIKVAIMKKPGLTAKSLKAAVKSILGTAKSIGLTVENRDPHDLVKEVEEGKYDDLLAKFENEWNEVKE, from the coding sequence ATGCCCTCAAAAACAATAAAGATAATGGTAGAAGGAGGTAATGTAAAACCAGGACCGCCATTAGCCCCAACACTTTCACAATTAGGATTGAATGTTGGTGAAGTTGTAAAGAAATTAAATGAAGCAACTGCTAGCTTTAAAGGAATGTCAGTACCAGTAACAATAGAAGTTGATACTAATACTAAGAAATATGAAATAAAAGTTGGCATACCCACTACAACTGCATTATTACTAAAAGAAGCTGGTGCAAATGAACCTTCTGGAGATCCTGCGCATAAGAAAATAGGAAATCTCACGCTAGAACAAGTGATTAAGGTAGCGATAATGAAAAAACCAGGATTAACCGCAAAGTCACTGAAAGCAGCAGTTAAGAGTATATTAGGTACCGCTAAATCTATAGGACTAACTGTGGAAAATAGAGATCCCCATGATTTGGTAAAAGAAGTGGAAGAAGGTAAATATGATGATTTATTAGCCAAATTTGAGAACGAATGGAATGAGGTGAAGGAATAA
- a CDS encoding transcription elongation factor Spt5: MEKPNMRNYYAVKVIGGQEINVALMLEERIKTNNIKGVYAIIVPPNLKGYVILEAEGLHVVKTLISGIRNARGLAQGLLPRDEILKIVSRKTVGPIVKPGDIVEVVSGPFRGTQAQVVRVEEAKGEVVLNILESAFPLQVTVPLDQIKVSKR; encoded by the coding sequence GTGGAAAAACCAAATATGCGAAATTATTATGCTGTCAAGGTTATTGGAGGACAAGAAATAAACGTAGCGCTAATGTTAGAAGAGAGAATAAAGACTAATAATATTAAGGGAGTATATGCAATAATTGTACCACCTAATTTGAAAGGGTATGTGATATTAGAAGCAGAAGGCTTGCATGTTGTTAAAACTTTGATTTCTGGAATAAGAAACGCTAGGGGATTGGCACAAGGTTTACTACCTAGAGATGAAATATTAAAAATCGTATCGAGAAAGACAGTAGGTCCCATAGTAAAACCGGGGGATATTGTTGAAGTGGTTTCTGGCCCATTTAGGGGCACACAAGCACAAGTAGTAAGAGTAGAAGAGGCTAAAGGAGAGGTAGTGTTAAATATTTTAGAATCTGCATTTCCATTACAAGTCACAGTTCCTCTGGATCAAATTAAGGTGTCAAAAAGGTGA
- a CDS encoding protein translocase SEC61 complex subunit gamma codes for MSSNKIIGWFRRLREDWNRIITVARKPDRNFFTLNLKVTLLVLVVIGVLAYIIQLALTLIGV; via the coding sequence GTGAGCTCAAATAAGATAATAGGATGGTTTAGACGACTCAGAGAGGATTGGAATAGGATAATTACAGTAGCCAGGAAACCAGATAGGAATTTCTTTACACTTAATCTCAAAGTTACTTTACTTGTACTTGTCGTAATAGGTGTATTAGCCTACATAATTCAGCTTGCGTTAACACTAATTGGGGTGTGA
- the ftsY gene encoding signal recognition particle-docking protein FtsY, whose product MICFDKLKKAFSNFIDKLKGEQEEKPLNEQKPSPSEASTSVSQQNNNALPPQQAEQMKKENEEITEKKSSGSIFDIFKYKEIKEKDVEELIEELRYQLLESDVSYEVTEKILEDLKTNLIGKKIRRSEDLEKIVTESLKKSIEEVLTKNRSIDVLEEIKKSPKPYVIVFFGINGVGKTTTIAKFAYMLKKNGISSIISASDTFRAAAQEQLAIHAKNLEIPMVRGKYGADPASVAFDAIQAAKSRNIDVVLIDTAGRMHTDADLINELKRILKIAKPNIRILVLDSLGGNDALEQAKYFENSVGFDLVILTKVDADVKGGVVLSLAYELNKPVGYLGVGQSYDDLIPFDAEWFIKRLFG is encoded by the coding sequence ATAATTTGTTTTGATAAGTTAAAAAAAGCTTTTTCTAATTTTATAGATAAACTAAAAGGCGAACAAGAAGAAAAACCTTTAAACGAACAAAAACCTTCTCCTTCTGAAGCATCTACTAGTGTCTCTCAGCAAAATAACAATGCTTTACCACCACAACAAGCTGAACAGATGAAAAAAGAGAATGAAGAGATCACTGAAAAGAAAAGTAGTGGAAGTATATTCGATATCTTTAAGTATAAGGAGATTAAAGAAAAGGATGTAGAAGAACTAATAGAGGAGCTAAGATACCAATTACTGGAAAGTGATGTCTCGTATGAAGTCACTGAAAAAATTCTTGAAGACCTAAAAACGAATCTGATAGGTAAGAAAATTAGAAGAAGCGAAGATTTGGAAAAAATAGTTACGGAATCCTTAAAAAAATCTATAGAAGAAGTATTAACAAAAAATAGGTCCATTGACGTATTAGAAGAGATCAAAAAATCACCAAAACCTTACGTAATAGTATTCTTTGGAATAAACGGTGTAGGTAAAACTACTACAATTGCAAAATTCGCGTATATGCTAAAAAAGAACGGGATTTCTTCTATAATCTCAGCTTCAGACACCTTTAGAGCAGCAGCTCAGGAACAACTAGCTATACACGCAAAAAACTTAGAAATACCTATGGTTAGAGGTAAGTACGGAGCTGATCCTGCATCAGTAGCCTTTGATGCAATCCAAGCAGCTAAAAGTAGAAATATAGATGTAGTTCTAATAGATACTGCTGGTAGAATGCATACAGATGCTGATTTAATTAATGAATTGAAACGAATTTTAAAAATTGCCAAACCAAATATAAGAATACTGGTCCTTGATTCTTTAGGTGGCAATGATGCATTAGAGCAGGCTAAGTATTTTGAAAATAGTGTGGGCTTTGATCTGGTGATACTAACCAAAGTTGATGCTGACGTGAAAGGAGGTGTAGTGCTATCTCTAGCTTATGAACTTAATAAGCCAGTAGGATACTTGGGAGTAGGTCAAAGTTACGATGACTTAATCCCATTTGACGCGGAATGGTTTATTAAAAGGCTATTCGGTTAA
- the pfdA gene encoding prefoldin subunit alpha, with protein MSQGQGGITLEDLIAQADYLKRYIDSLQKTQLELLESISSIDAAKQAIETIKSGSKEMLVFIDRKGYLLARVGGIVGDKVTIHLGLSYYAEVDLDTAIKILDKRKDEMNKAAQSLNNELQKAASAYNQIVDILNQIQQAAARREQQGE; from the coding sequence ATGAGTCAGGGTCAAGGAGGTATAACGTTAGAAGATTTAATAGCACAAGCAGACTACTTGAAAAGATATATAGATTCCCTACAGAAGACACAGTTAGAATTATTAGAGTCAATTAGTTCGATAGATGCTGCAAAACAAGCCATCGAGACAATAAAAAGCGGGAGTAAGGAAATGTTAGTTTTTATAGATAGGAAAGGCTATCTTTTAGCTAGAGTAGGAGGAATTGTAGGGGACAAGGTTACTATACATTTGGGGTTATCATACTATGCGGAAGTCGATTTAGATACTGCCATCAAAATATTGGATAAGAGAAAAGATGAAATGAATAAAGCAGCGCAAAGCCTAAATAATGAATTACAAAAAGCTGCGAGTGCATATAATCAAATTGTTGATATCTTAAATCAAATACAACAAGCTGCTGCAAGACGAGAACAACAAGGTGAATAA
- the rpl18a gene encoding 50S ribosomal protein L18Ae, giving the protein MSEIKIYVVKGTALFGESHYPERRKFVKIVRAMNEKQAIEYVYSYLGSKNKIKRYNIKIEQISEIKEDEIPDRRLRELGKIDKIIV; this is encoded by the coding sequence ATGAGTGAGATAAAAATTTACGTTGTTAAAGGAACTGCGCTATTCGGAGAATCACACTATCCAGAAAGAAGGAAGTTTGTAAAGATAGTTAGAGCTATGAATGAAAAACAGGCTATAGAATATGTTTATTCGTATTTAGGCAGTAAGAACAAAATAAAACGATATAACATAAAAATAGAACAAATTAGCGAAATAAAGGAAGATGAAATACCTGATAGAAGATTAAGAGAATTAGGTAAAATTGATAAGATTATAGTGTGA
- a CDS encoding translation initiation factor IF-6, producing MNLQRLSVFGTDNIGVYIYTNNRYTIIPKGLDTVTKENIVQILGTELIEAEVSRSFLLGIFISGNDNGILLPKSTTDDEVKFLKDNLKDCRVEVLNSKVTALGNTILANDKAALIYPEFNDIEEKIIKETLGVEEVRRGKIAQMVTVGSVGVVTNKGGLVHVDTSENELKELEKLFGVKIDIGTVNFGSVFIRSGLVANDKGALVGSSTTGPEILRIQKALGE from the coding sequence ATGAATCTACAAAGGCTATCAGTTTTTGGGACAGATAATATTGGAGTCTATATTTATACCAATAATAGATATACGATAATCCCTAAAGGATTAGATACTGTAACTAAGGAAAATATAGTACAAATATTAGGTACTGAACTTATAGAAGCTGAAGTTTCTAGAAGTTTTCTACTAGGTATTTTCATAAGTGGTAATGACAATGGAATATTACTACCCAAGTCCACTACCGATGATGAAGTAAAGTTCCTAAAGGATAACCTTAAAGATTGTAGAGTTGAGGTACTAAACTCGAAGGTAACAGCACTGGGAAATACCATACTTGCTAATGATAAAGCAGCTCTTATTTACCCTGAATTTAATGATATCGAAGAAAAGATAATAAAGGAGACGTTAGGTGTAGAGGAAGTTAGAAGAGGAAAAATAGCTCAAATGGTAACAGTAGGCTCTGTAGGAGTAGTGACAAATAAGGGTGGCTTAGTTCATGTCGATACTAGCGAGAATGAATTAAAAGAATTAGAAAAATTATTTGGAGTTAAGATAGATATTGGTACTGTAAATTTTGGCAGTGTTTTTATAAGGAGTGGCTTAGTAGCGAACGATAAAGGAGCGTTAGTTGGATCGTCTACTACGGGTCCAGAGATTTTAAGAATTCAAAAAGCATTAGGTGAGTGA
- a CDS encoding 50S ribosomal protein L31e, protein MKEKDNFEMVINLRKIKTGKRTGRSKRAIKFIRKIVLRHFNAEKVVIDPLLTRSISKNGDDKIVGKVRVVVSKIGEKIYLVRLAIKSK, encoded by the coding sequence ATGAAGGAGAAGGATAATTTTGAAATGGTAATTAATTTAAGAAAAATTAAGACTGGCAAAAGAACGGGAAGAAGTAAAAGGGCGATAAAATTTATCAGGAAAATTGTATTAAGACATTTTAATGCAGAAAAAGTTGTCATAGACCCACTTTTGACTAGATCAATATCAAAAAATGGAGATGACAAGATAGTAGGTAAGGTTAGAGTAGTAGTTAGTAAGATAGGAGAAAAAATATATCTTGTAAGACTCGCTATTAAAAGTAAATGA
- a CDS encoding 50S ribosomal protein L39e: protein MSRNKPVAKKYRLGKALKANSPIPIWVVLKTNGRVRFNPLRRNWRRNDLKV from the coding sequence ATGAGTAGAAATAAGCCAGTAGCGAAAAAGTATAGATTAGGTAAGGCTCTGAAAGCGAATTCGCCAATACCCATATGGGTAGTATTAAAGACTAATGGAAGAGTTAGATTTAATCCCTTAAGAAGAAATTGGAGAAGAAATGATTTAAAGGTGTGA
- a CDS encoding DNA-binding protein: protein MSAPNSYDDEELEELLRRKAAQEQKRLEEEKRRKAELEAQKESILRVILTPEARQRLTNIKLVKPEFAESLENQLIALAQSGRIKVPITDDELKQILEQISQQNRRDFRIQIKERGWK from the coding sequence GTGTCCGCCCCAAATTCATATGATGATGAAGAACTAGAAGAATTGTTAAGAAGGAAAGCTGCACAAGAACAGAAAAGATTAGAAGAAGAAAAAAGAAGGAAAGCCGAGCTTGAAGCACAAAAAGAGTCAATCTTAAGGGTAATATTAACGCCTGAGGCCCGACAAAGGTTGACTAACATAAAATTAGTTAAACCAGAATTTGCAGAATCCTTAGAGAATCAATTAATCGCATTGGCACAATCTGGTAGAATTAAAGTACCAATAACTGATGATGAACTAAAGCAAATATTAGAGCAAATCTCGCAACAAAATAGACGTGATTTCAGAATACAAATAAAAGAAAGGGGATGGAAATGA
- a CDS encoding 30S ribosomal protein S19e, protein MITAEMVPPDVLIKRLAMYLKENVKTVVPPDWALLAKTASFKERVPDNVDDWWYIRAASLLRKLYVNSTIGVEKTRIIYGGRKRRGTRPEKFVKAPGHANRLIFQQLEKAGLVQKIKNKGRILSPKGRSLLDKLALEIFKELAESNTSLKVYLE, encoded by the coding sequence ATGATAACAGCAGAAATGGTACCTCCAGACGTTTTGATAAAGAGACTAGCAATGTATTTAAAGGAGAATGTAAAGACTGTTGTCCCACCAGATTGGGCATTATTAGCTAAAACGGCCAGTTTTAAAGAGAGAGTTCCAGATAATGTAGATGATTGGTGGTACATAAGAGCTGCCTCGCTGCTTAGAAAATTATATGTAAACTCGACCATAGGCGTGGAAAAGACTAGGATAATTTATGGAGGGAGAAAAAGAAGGGGAACTAGGCCAGAAAAATTTGTAAAGGCTCCTGGTCATGCCAACAGATTAATATTTCAGCAATTAGAAAAAGCCGGATTAGTTCAGAAGATAAAAAACAAGGGAAGAATTTTAAGCCCTAAAGGAAGATCACTATTAGATAAACTAGCACTAGAAATATTTAAAGAGCTGGCTGAGAGTAATACTTCTTTGAAAGTGTATTTAGAATAA
- a CDS encoding nicotinate phosphoribosyltransferase has translation MEFYIADFRQIKEGKITDVYFERTLKTLEHLGIKDAKVRMEIHSYGLPKGYEWAVFTGLEEVLHLLEGVPVNVYAMPEGTLFKEIEPVMIIEGNYLDFGIYETAFLGILRHYSSISTKAARLKSLAMDKTLFFFGLRSLHPALAPMADRAAYIGGMDGVSGSMSKEYLGIEPSGTMPHALMLIVGDNVKAWKAFDEAMGPEVLRIALVDTFEDERTEALKAATLLGKKLYGVRLDTPSSRRGNFRKIIQEVRWTLKIHGYDHVKIFASGGIDEDDIIALKDVVDGFGVGTSVAFPPSVDFSADIVEKYIDGKWVPFTKRGKWPGAKQVYRCGKLNDTITLFDREPPSSECKPLLQKYLENGKIIKPLPSPKEIREYVIKQLTELSS, from the coding sequence ATGGAATTTTACATAGCCGATTTCAGACAGATCAAAGAAGGTAAAATTACAGACGTGTACTTTGAGAGGACATTAAAAACATTAGAGCATCTAGGTATTAAGGATGCTAAAGTTAGAATGGAAATACACTCTTACGGATTACCTAAAGGATATGAATGGGCTGTTTTCACGGGTTTAGAAGAGGTCCTTCATTTACTAGAGGGAGTTCCAGTTAACGTATATGCCATGCCGGAAGGTACATTATTTAAGGAAATAGAACCAGTGATGATAATAGAAGGTAATTATTTGGATTTCGGTATTTATGAAACAGCATTCTTAGGTATACTAAGACATTATTCTAGTATATCAACTAAGGCTGCTAGACTTAAGAGTTTAGCAATGGACAAAACATTATTTTTCTTTGGTTTAAGATCTCTTCACCCAGCATTAGCCCCAATGGCAGATAGAGCAGCATACATAGGGGGTATGGACGGTGTTTCTGGTTCAATGAGTAAAGAGTATTTGGGGATTGAGCCTTCTGGTACCATGCCTCACGCTTTAATGCTTATTGTTGGTGATAATGTTAAGGCTTGGAAGGCTTTTGATGAAGCAATGGGACCAGAAGTTCTCAGAATAGCATTAGTTGACACATTCGAGGATGAGAGAACTGAGGCATTAAAGGCAGCAACTCTTCTAGGAAAGAAATTATACGGTGTGAGGCTAGACACCCCATCAAGTAGAAGAGGGAACTTTAGAAAAATTATCCAAGAAGTTAGATGGACACTAAAAATACATGGCTACGATCATGTTAAAATATTTGCAAGTGGAGGAATAGACGAGGATGACATAATTGCTCTTAAAGATGTAGTGGACGGATTTGGAGTTGGGACTAGCGTTGCCTTTCCTCCTAGTGTGGATTTCAGTGCAGACATTGTTGAAAAATATATTGATGGGAAATGGGTGCCTTTTACGAAGAGAGGAAAATGGCCTGGAGCTAAACAAGTATACAGATGTGGAAAGCTAAATGACACTATTACCTTATTTGATCGTGAACCTCCTTCTTCAGAATGTAAACCATTACTTCAAAAATATCTCGAAAATGGCAAGATTATAAAGCCATTACCTTCTCCAAAAGAGATAAGGGAATATGTAATAAAACAATTAACTGAACTATCCTCCTAA
- a CDS encoding phosphate uptake regulator PhoU, translating to MEVRRVQKFGKSTLMVSLPAEWVKEVGLSPGESVYLEVDEDGSLKVYPPNLKAESKSKEMKVIVQNETVQGELVSRVLYSLYILGYDRIDIESKNGIFTEDILRKVKDTIRNLIGLEIVSQTTDSIQIQSFLDPTKYTMNNLINRLSNSIKQMLHYLDLGIKESSRTFLQEVVELEKEIDRLYYLALRQLLLAQMNRSLAYMIGVKRIQIVGNRILIKAIEEAADEISEIALDLLSLHPSDLEEIKKLWNRINMYIEQTSSVIDHAVKVLAKEDTILINEVMEELRTLRRVLITEAIISEEMLREVKSPSLLAVLRAFNLRLYNAIRRMEPITEIAFNRSIENQKEVIING from the coding sequence ATGGAAGTTAGAAGAGTTCAAAAATTTGGCAAATCCACACTAATGGTTTCTTTACCTGCAGAATGGGTTAAAGAAGTAGGACTAAGCCCGGGAGAAAGTGTATATCTTGAAGTTGATGAGGATGGAAGTCTCAAAGTATATCCGCCTAACCTAAAGGCAGAAAGCAAATCAAAGGAGATGAAGGTCATTGTACAAAATGAAACAGTTCAAGGAGAATTAGTAAGCAGAGTACTATATTCACTTTACATTTTAGGTTATGATAGAATAGATATAGAGAGTAAGAATGGAATCTTTACGGAAGATATTTTAAGAAAGGTTAAAGATACCATTAGAAACCTAATTGGATTAGAAATTGTTTCACAAACAACAGATTCGATTCAAATTCAATCTTTCTTAGATCCAACTAAATATACGATGAACAACTTGATAAATAGGTTATCTAATTCTATAAAACAAATGCTTCATTATCTAGATCTTGGAATAAAAGAGTCGAGTAGAACATTCCTACAAGAAGTAGTAGAGTTAGAAAAAGAAATAGATAGACTCTATTATCTTGCCTTAAGGCAATTATTATTGGCTCAAATGAACAGAAGCTTAGCGTATATGATAGGAGTTAAGAGGATACAGATTGTAGGAAATAGAATATTAATAAAAGCCATAGAGGAGGCTGCTGATGAAATAAGTGAAATAGCATTAGATCTGTTATCCTTACATCCTTCAGATCTAGAGGAAATAAAGAAACTGTGGAATAGAATAAATATGTATATAGAACAAACTTCTTCAGTAATAGATCATGCAGTAAAGGTCCTAGCTAAAGAAGATACTATTCTGATAAACGAAGTTATGGAAGAATTAAGAACCTTAAGAAGGGTTTTAATCACTGAGGCAATAATATCGGAAGAGATGCTAAGAGAGGTCAAGTCGCCCAGCTTATTAGCCGTGTTAAGAGCATTTAACTTAAGGCTATATAACGCAATAAGAAGAATGGAACCTATAACCGAAATAGCATTCAATAGAAGTATAGAAAATCAAAAAGAAGTCATAATAAACGGTTAG
- a CDS encoding DUF711 family protein produces the protein MMIRAITIFVNDYLKIDENTDKLSKLNENYIWSKRLSLPPTPKDLSLSKLIEFLPSKNKDIIFSLVSLQEKDKRIGEIKDILKTDNRIYAHVLVKTTENLRELSKLLISLEPEEASRFALLFNQDFLTTPYFPTSSANTLYVSFAISLLYVKEFKEKKIDEALSKADAIGRQLERKLGIKYLGIDASLSPWMEDSVGEIIESRSNKIFSISNLWTIAEINREIFEGVWRNRITPIGFSELMLPVAEDNLLKERVKEGSLTLKDLLLMSYVCVAGIDMVGIHSDLLTFENILKSIYYIQYTKRKPYGVRMIPTNGSPVLTKMFGEIPEVKIV, from the coding sequence ATGATGATAAGAGCTATAACAATATTTGTCAATGACTATCTAAAAATTGATGAAAATACCGATAAGCTAAGTAAATTAAATGAAAACTATATTTGGAGTAAAAGACTCTCCCTACCACCGACTCCTAAGGACTTAAGCCTAAGTAAATTAATTGAGTTTTTACCATCTAAAAACAAAGATATAATTTTTAGTTTGGTCAGTCTTCAAGAAAAAGATAAAAGAATAGGAGAGATTAAAGATATTTTAAAAACTGACAACAGAATATATGCTCACGTATTAGTAAAAACTACTGAAAATTTAAGGGAATTGTCAAAATTATTAATTAGCCTAGAACCTGAAGAAGCATCGAGGTTTGCATTACTATTTAATCAAGATTTTTTAACAACCCCATATTTTCCGACATCTTCAGCCAACACATTATATGTCTCATTTGCAATATCTTTATTATATGTCAAGGAATTCAAGGAGAAAAAAATAGATGAAGCCCTATCTAAAGCAGATGCGATAGGCAGGCAATTAGAGAGAAAACTGGGTATAAAATACTTGGGTATAGATGCCTCTTTATCCCCATGGATGGAAGATAGTGTAGGGGAGATCATAGAAAGTAGAAGTAATAAAATATTCAGCATTTCCAATTTATGGACTATAGCAGAAATTAACAGAGAAATATTTGAAGGAGTATGGAGAAATAGGATAACTCCAATAGGTTTTTCAGAACTTATGTTGCCAGTTGCTGAGGACAATCTGCTAAAGGAAAGAGTGAAGGAGGGAAGCTTGACTTTAAAGGATCTGTTACTAATGAGTTATGTTTGCGTAGCAGGTATTGATATGGTAGGAATACATTCAGATTTACTTACATTTGAAAATATATTGAAATCGATATACTATATTCAATATACAAAACGAAAACCATACGGTGTAAGGATGATACCAACTAATGGAAGCCCAGTATTAACTAAGATGTTTGGAGAAATACCCGAGGTAAAAATAGTATAG
- a CDS encoding DsrE/DsrF/DrsH-like family protein: MNKITILLADNSMDKLYHGLVIALGAKALGWSVKFFVTSQAVVLFTKSKKGKARLDLPFFARFFVKMQMRRLNIPDVEKLIFEAITQGVEFYVDEAGLRLVNAKREDLLDKVKLSGSISFLLEARDSDVVITL; encoded by the coding sequence ATGAATAAGATTACTATTTTACTTGCAGATAACAGTATGGATAAGCTTTATCATGGTCTTGTAATAGCTTTAGGTGCTAAGGCACTAGGTTGGAGTGTGAAATTTTTTGTAACGTCACAAGCAGTAGTTCTCTTTACGAAATCAAAAAAGGGAAAGGCAAGGCTTGATTTACCCTTTTTTGCAAGATTTTTCGTTAAGATGCAAATGAGAAGGCTTAATATCCCTGACGTGGAGAAATTAATTTTTGAAGCTATTACTCAAGGTGTGGAATTTTACGTCGATGAGGCCGGTTTAAGGCTTGTAAATGCAAAAAGAGAAGATCTATTGGACAAAGTTAAATTGTCTGGCAGTATATCATTTTTATTGGAAGCTAGAGATTCTGATGTGGTGATTACACTTTGA
- a CDS encoding sulfurtransferase TusA family protein has product MKIIKSDDICPVILTNVLKEWTSLKNGEEEELVIITSWEAVGQELEKWCKETNNIFLGVSKRDDKFEVRLKLIKNK; this is encoded by the coding sequence TTGAAAATTATTAAGTCAGATGATATATGTCCAGTAATTCTAACTAATGTACTTAAAGAATGGACATCGTTGAAAAACGGTGAAGAGGAGGAATTAGTCATAATTACTAGTTGGGAAGCAGTTGGACAAGAATTAGAGAAATGGTGCAAGGAGACTAACAATATATTTCTTGGAGTATCAAAGAGAGACGATAAGTTTGAAGTAAGACTTAAGCTCATTAAAAATAAATAA